The window CATCAGGCGCCAGAAGATCTGTCTCATGCACACCTTCCTCGGTATGGTACCTGACTGTGATTTACATTAATCCTCAGTTTACATCCACATTCTCATATacattccctcccccaccccgaaTCAGTcaagtgtagtcctggctagctgAGAAATCActaagtagactaggctggctagaactcacagaaatctgcctgcctctgcttctgcctcccagactCCTAATCCCCtggattaaaaggcatgtgccaccatacctgttACATTCTCAATCAGAAAAGTAAGAAGTTAGAATGGAATACACAGCAAAACAAGTAATAAAATGTGGTTTcagtctgggtgtggtggctgaGGTCTGGAATCCAAGCATGTGGACATTGGAGAGTCTGAGGGGCTACCTggcaagacccagtctcaaaaaaaaaaaaaaaaaaaaaggaaagacagagaaaggaaaagagaaagaaaagaaaaaaagaatgttgcgTGCTTTTAACCTTATTTCTTTGGAGatggagcaggaggatcaagtaTTTGAGGCTAGCCCAGCTACATGTTCatttcaagaccaacctgggctatatgagaccttgtttcattaaaacaaaacaaaaatccacaataaaataaaacagagccaAAGTAGTTACTCGTATCTATAAAAACAGCatttagagccgggcagtggtggcacacctttaatcccagcacttgggaggcagaggcaggaggatttctgagttcaaagccagcctggtctacagagtgagttccaggaaagccagggctacatagagaaaccctgtctcaaaaacgacaacaacaaaaccccagcattcagaggcTATGGCAGAAGAAAATGTTATTAATTTGAGACCAGTCTCAGTTATAGTGTCTCAAATATGATTTTAGAGTTTAGGGTtcaggaatatagctcagtgactGAACTCATGCTTACTGCATATAAAAACACTGActgcaattcccagcaccccccccccccaaaatcagCTTTAAATAGCTCTAGATTTTAGGCAATTTTTCACAAATGGGAACATGGTCCTTCATTTCCATGTCCCAATAAAGAATTTGGAGCCAACGAAATCATCACACAGATCTACCTCTGTCTAAGTAGATAGCTGTAGGCAGAACATTTAGGAAACGCTAATCAGTACGTTCTAAGCTGGATTGGGAAAAAAGTAGGAACATGGCCCCAACGAGGAGTCCCAGGTTTACAGAGAGACACAAGTCATGTTCCAGCAATGTGGTGGCGACTACCCCTGGACATGCTCACCCTGTTGTCTGTTCATGcagttacatatatatgttgcaATCTTAGTGTAAAGACCCTTGTAAGATCAAGGATCCCTATTTCCAATCActtcttgctgcttttaatattcctgGGGAGGCTTACAGCTTACATTGCCGCTGCCCATACTGTGGCTTACTATATTAATCTTCTGTCCATCTTTTAATCCTAGTTTCCTCCTCAGATAGAAATTGTCTATTCCCTGTTTTATAAGACCACAATTACCTATATTAGCTATCTTTATCATCGCTTCAAAGGGCGAGTGACTGagacatcaaaacaaaaacatcgcATACCAACTGGAAGGAAACACTTAGTAAaattttgttgaatgaatgagtaCAAGAAAGACACAAATACGAATGTTTCCCCATGGCGGTGGAGTGGAAATGTTACAACACCATCTCTGGCACCAGGATCTCCCACTAGCACCTCGACCTCCCGCCCACATAGAGACGTGTAGTGAGATTGAAGATGCGCTCAGGCTCGGCCTTGAGCCGAGAGTGGAGAGCTGGTTGGCCAGGTTGCCATGGCACCGCCTTGTGCTCCACCCTCTCtcgcccccacacacaccctccgCATTCAGGGTATGGCAGCCAGTCACGTGCCACGCAGCGTAACCACACCTCTGCTTCTCAGCGCAAAGTAAAGGGGTCACGTGGGATAGCAACAGCTCACGTGGCCGCCCAGGCCCCGCCCCTTCACCCACCACACCCCTCCCATCAAAGCGGCCCCGGTCGCCCACTGCGCATGGGTAGAGGTCACATGTCCAGAACGTCCGGCGCCCGCCCCGCCCCCCGGGTTTCCGCGCGCCTCTctggcagctggtcacatggtgagggtgggggtgagggggccTCTCTAGCTCGCGGCCCGTGTCTATGGTCTGGCCCGAAGCGTCCAGCTGCCCGGGACCGATCCCCGGTGGATGGCGCCGCAGGAACCGGCTCCCGGGCCCAGATAAAGGGCCACCTCCACAGCTCTTGGCCGAGCGTAAGGTGAGTGCAGTCCCATCCAGTAACGGGGGACCAGTCCCCGCCACCACCAGCACCCTCCAGCTCCCCACGCGTGCGCGTCGCTGGCTGATTATGGAAGGTGGCCCAATGGCGGGAAGTGGGGCCTTTGTGGTCTCGGGCGAGGGTGTGATTTCAAGAGAGTGAAGTGCAGAATCTTTGATGCAAATCCTGTGCACTGTGTGATCTTCTTTGTGCCCAGTGCGATGTCCTccgaaagaaaagaaagcattctttttcttcctgtgggaCAAAACGTGGCCGGAGGAGGGTTTGATGGGAGTCTTTGTGTTACCTAAGGCGCGGGCCCTAGAAGCGTGGAGGGGTGGGATGCTGCTGATAGTGTTGGCGAGGTCTTGTGCAGAAGTTCTTTGTTACTGCCCGGTCGTCCCCTCCTCACTGTGAAAGAGACTTTGGTATTAGAAGCTTCTGTGATTGTAGATCCCCTGCTCCAAGAATGGCTACCACTCGATATGAACCCGTGGCTGAAATTGGTGTCGGTGCCTATGGGACGGTGTACAAAGCCCGAGATCCCCATAGTGGCCACTTTGTGGCCCTCAAGAGTGTGAGAGTTCCTAATGGAGGAGCAGCTGGAGGGGGCCTTCCCGTCAGCACAGTTCGTGAGGTGGCCTTGTTAAGGAGGCTGGAGGCCTTTGAACATCCCAATGTTGTACGGTGAGAAGGTTGGACTGGGAGTGGGGCGGGAGAGGACAATAGGATCCCTAAGTCAGGAGTGGGACCCTAGAACGCCAGAGGCCTAGTTGAAACAAAGGGAGTGACCAGCTGGTGACCATTTGTTCTTCTCAGGCTGATGGATGTTTGTGCTACTTCTCGAACTGATCGGGACATCAAGGTCACCCTGGTGTTTGAGCATATAGACCAGGACCTAAGGACATACCTGGACAAAGCACCTCCGCCAGGCTTGCCAGTTGAGACCATTAaagtgagtgggggtgggggtggattgATATTTGCAATAGAACTTGTTGGGATTTTGAAGTGATACATAGTTTCCAgtgttctctgctttcttcttgaaAACCAGGATCTGATGCGTCAGTTTCTAAGCGGCCTAGATTTTCTTCATGCAAACTGCATTGTTCACCGCGACCTGAAGCCAGAGAACATTCTAGTGACAAGTAATGGGACTGTCAAGCTGGCTGACTTTGGCCTAGCGAGGATCTACAGCTACCAGATGGCCCTCACGCCTGTGGTCAGTAAAAGACAGTGGTTTCCCATAGCAGCTGAGGGGTCTTgtacatgaaattctcagagcTAAGCAGCTGTGGTTCTCGAGGACGACGCTCACCACTCATTTCTCCTATTCTCTTTAGGTTGTCACGCTCTGGTACCGGGCTCCTGAAGTTCTTCTGCAGTCTACATACGCAACGCCTGTGGACATGTGGAGCGTTGGCTGTATCTTTGCAGAGATGTTTCGTCGGAAGTACGGGACTAGAAACTTTTTCTGGTTTTAATGGGACAGggttttttgtgtagccctggctgtagaccaggctggccttggcctctgcttccaaagccctaggattaaaggtgtgagccaccctcAGTTCCGCAGCTCTTTTGCTGCTCTCTTATGGTACTAGAGGTTGAAATCAGAACTCATATACACTCAGCAAATGCTTCTGTACCCCGAATCTCACACTCTGTCCTGTTCTTGACCATCACTCttcttgtatgtgtatggtgCAGGACACCCAACCTACCCAGTTCATACTGACCACCTTGCCTAGAACCAAGAAATCATATTGGAATGTCCTGAATTTAAGAACTTCCCAGTCCTAGTCTCCATACTTTCTAGTTTGATCCCCTTAATAGTTATTCATcaggctgggcgtggtggcgcatgcctttatcccagcacttgggaggtagaggcaggcggatttctgacttcgaggccagcctggtctacagagtgagttccaggacagccagggctagacagagaaacactgtctcaaaaagcaaaacaagatttgtttacttttatgtatgtgagtacactgtagctgtcttcagacacatcagaagagggctttggatcccattacagatggttgtgagccaccatgtggttgctgggaattgaactcaggacctccagaagagcagtcagtgctcttaaccactgaaccatctctccagccccaactcccCTAATTTTGACATAATACACACTTTAAGTATATTTCTGCCTTAGGCCTCTCTTCTGTGGAAACTCTGAAGCTGACCAGTTGGGGAAAATCTTTGAGTAAGTATTTGATAAGGAAGAGGAAACTTTTTGCTGTTTCCGCTGCTGGAGACAAGAATGAGAAAGGCCCTTCTGACTGACTTGTCCTTCCCCACAGCCTCATTGGATTGCCTCCAGAAGACGACTGGCCGCGAGAGGTGTCTCTGCCTCGTGGAGCCTTTGCCCCTCGAGGGCCTCGGCCAGTGCAGTCAGTGGTGCCGGAGATGGAGGAATCCGGAGCACAGTTGCTGCTGGTACTGGGCCTGGTGGGGATTGGGTTAAGATAAGAAACGGGGTGGcctggggagttggctcagtaCATAGAGTTCCTTTGCATAagtatgagggcctgagttcaaatccccagaacccatgtagaaGGTGGGTGCTTCTGTAgtgtcactcttttttttttttctttttaaggtttatttatttaatgtacaggagtatactgtagctgtcttcagacacaccagaaggggcagtacagatgattgtgagctaccatgtggttgctgggaattgaattcaggacctctggaagagcagtgctcttaactgctaagccatccaGCCCCTGTAATGTTACTCTTGAGGCAAGATGGAGAGATCCCCTGGTAATACAGCACTCTAACGAAATGGGAGGCAGGGACTGGCAACCCAGACTGCTGACCTCCGAGTGTATATATAGACATGTGCGTATTTTTGTGCTCACACAAAGATGAAGGACCATCCTGGAGCTAAGATCTGGTTATGGACGGACTAGTTTTCGCTGCTGTCGAGACTGGCCAACTAGAGTAGGATAAAGGAAACAGGCTATCCCAGCCCTGTTGGGTGGGCATCAGCATCAGCTCTtcagttgttttctgacctttgcCCTCTCCACTTAGGAAATGCTGACCTTTAACCCACATAAGCGAATCTCTGCCTTCCGAGCCCTGCAGCACTCCTACCTGCACAAAGAGGAAAGTGACGCGGAGTGAGAAGAGGGGCTGCCTTGCCTCTGCCAGTTTCGGTGGAGAGAACCTCACTGAAGCAGCGGCCTCTGCCTTCCCCTGAGGCTGTGGAGAGTCCTCCAATTTTTTACAGAGAATATTTTAAGCCTTAAATGACAGTTCCCCACCTCTCCTTTCGAGGTTGATGCCCTCCCCCTTACCCTCCCATTCCTCTCCACTATAGGGCAGATGtatctgtctccttccctccctggttTATATTGGGATCATTTTTatacaggaaaacaaagcaagacaaagaaGTGTggtctttacttttctttaatgtttttccaATTGGCTTTGCCACTGGGAGGTTTGAAACAATTCGCACGGAAGCAAGTCGTTCCCTGTAAGGGTCTGGGCAGGCAGGCCAGCTCTTTGGCCGACAAGATCAGAGAGGATCTTTCAAATCCTTACTTTGAATATTTGGTCAAAATGGCCTTAGTTTCGAAGTTCATTGGTCCTGCTTTGATGAGACTGTAGGTGGGGCTGGGGTGACAGTTGATTGGTGTAAGTACTTGCCCAGTCCTTGTGAGGCCCTGGGTTATAACTGGCTGTTCCTTGGAGGCAAGGGTCTTGAAGGGAGGGAAAACAGTGAAGTTACCCTCTTAGGGAGAGGCATAGAGGCCTCCCCCTTCCACCATTTGATTCCCACCAAAATACACAGACATACTTCTAGCCACCTCTTGATCAGTTCTTGGGGGTGAGGTAAGGGACCTATTTTCTCTAAAACAAAGGTTTTCAAGAATTGGGGGTATTTAAAAAGCTGGGAGAtggcaaggctgaggcaggaggatccagggGCTGGCTGAGTGTGGtgacacctgtaatgccagcaggaggctgaggcaggaggatccagccTAGGCTGCAGAGATGCTACCTGGGAGATCAAAAGGCTCATAGAAAGGCACTGGGGTTGGCTCGAGGGTCTTTTTGATTCCGGAATCTCATTGCTAGCCAAACACCAAGGAGctacaggagagggagagaggttatTTTTGGACCATAAGGTTGAAGGCTTATAGGTGTGTACACAAGGGAACGGGATTTGTTTGTTACCTCTGTGAAACTAAAGAAGAGCCCAACACCTCCTAGGATCTTGAGGGCTTTGTCTGAATGTTTAAGGAACATCTCCCCACACATCTGGCACGTAGGACTCCTAGTTTTGCACATCTAGGAACAAATGTATATGCAGACAATGCAAAGCCGTTCACCTGCCCCATCCAGACAGCCCTGGTGAATGTCCCAGGAATGACTAATCCTCCAACTTACTGCACTACAGGAAGTGTCGTCTTGTGGGCTTAGGGTTGTAAGGTTGAACAAGCCACAGCAGTCGAGACTTCTCTCCAATTCATGCCGGGTACTGTTGCTCAAGACCCACCATGAAGCACTGATGACATCTGCCTAGAGAGCACACGGGCGAGGAACATTCAGTCTCCCTGCATCCTGCTCAGCTCGGGAGCTTCCCTTTCCCTGCTATAAGAAGGGCGACCCCGCAGAAACCGCAGCACGTCACTGTCAAGTGTCTTGGGTTCTCTCTAACTGCATCTTGGTTAATTCAGGGAGCACACATCTGTGGAAGCAGTGGGTCTGAGCAGGACAGGATGTAGGGGTCAGATAAAGGTGGAAAAAGCAAGTACATGGGAGGGCTTACCCTTACCTGTTTGTTTCTGTTAATAGCCAGACATGAGCAAGAGATTCCAAACTGGAAGATGAAGACCAAACCCAGGATGATCATATACTGAAAAGAAGTTATGGCAAAAAGATctgtttttccatttaaaataccTCATTCAGGGAGAAAGGCAGACAAAACGTGTGGAGGCCAGCCTTGTGTGAGTTCCAAGCTAGGACGACATAGTGTGATCCcagtttttgtctttaaaatctcACCACTGTAATTCTAACTTCGATGTGGCAGGCAAGGGGGCAGAGTTCAAGGTCCTTCTCTGTTCACAAAACTGCACTTTTATCAAGTTGGGGGAAAACTGTCAACTTCTGTGGGTTACAGAGTAAGAACAAAGAGACATCTGAGGTCCCCTGCCCAGTAAAAGCCTGCTCAGGCCCCAGTCGCTTAGGTCAGGATACAAAGAAGAGCAGCACTTGATGGTGGTTCACGGCGCCCACCAGTCCTGCCACCgcaatgaagagaaggaagactcCCACAGCAATGACTCCTCCAATGATGTGGATGCTAGACACCACACCGAGGCCCTTGCCCCAGGCAGCCACGCCAATGAGCAATAAGCCCACGAGCTGCAAGAAATAGGAAGAATACACTTCATTCAGCctgatgtggtggctcatacctgcaaCTGCAGCACAGCAAAGTTCCAGGTTAGTCTGTGCTAGctagctacacaatgagactctcGTTATCAAAGAATTCCTAGCATGCAGCATAACCCAAGGCTATTCCAAGGAGAAGTGGACTTAACAAGGTAAGGTGTGCAGTCAGTACTATTCATCTCTAAGCACGCTTCACAAGTAACTGGGAATAGCTGGGAGAGAGTATGGCAAGGTACCCAAGACACAAATGGAACCCTTGGTGTTGTCCAGCATCTCTAGTTTGGGAAGAAACTGGAGCAGAAGTGAAGACTTGGAACTAACTATAGGCCCGCAGTCTTCAATCCACCCCTGCCCACCACCAAACAAGCCCCCCCATCACCGGAAGTCTTTCCTCTTCCACGGAAGTACCCAGGAATTCCCTCTTCGCCGGAAGTTTCTGGGAAGCTTCCCAGAACCCCCACTACACCCCTCTCCACGCCGGAAGTCCCCTTGAAATTCCCCTATTCTTTCCGCCCCTAGATTTACCCATTTCCAAAATCTCACCATATAAACCACGTTGAGAGCACACAGCGCATTCTTGGAACAGGCAAATCCACCGCAAACCATCTCCCCAGATCTGGGGACTCAAATGGTCCCAAGATTTGTGGGGAGGGTATTGAGGACCGTCTTGTAGGACTCCAACAGCGTCTATCGCTTTAAATTCAAGCCACCCAAACCAATTCTCTGCGCCTGCACCGTCCCACCCCTGCCTCTGGATTGGCGAAACTCCTGGCTaatccaggacatccaggacttcAATGCCAATCAATGTGCATTACGTCACCAGCCCGCCTCCCAGTCTTTCCCTTAGTTTCTTCATTGGACaaaacttaggaaaaaaaaaaaagaaagaaagaaagaaagaaagaaagaaagaaagaaagaaagaaagaaagaaagaaagaaagaaagaaagaaagaaagaaagaaagaaagaaaagaaaagaaagaaactgaggccagggTTTCTAGACAGCGTTTTAGGGACCAGAAGCTAACTAAAAAATCTTGGATTCCTGAGTACGGAGTTTCGAGACTAGGAACCAGAGGAGATACTCAGGGGATTCAGGTGAACAGGAAAAAGGAGGTTCgtaggggtgggaggaaggggctCTGTACCTCTAAAGATAACCCTTCCCCGCCCATTTCCCGCGTTTCCCGATGGTGTCACGATGATGCCGTCGTTTCGTTGTTAGTGTGTCATACTCTGGAACAGCAAGAGGAGCCACATGCACGATGTAGCCCAGCTAGGGAGGGTCCAGGTCAGGCATAGCAATATCCTCAAGCATTTGTTAAATGCGTTTACTAGTACTCTTGCTCCGTTCTGTATTCCTTTCTCTGCAGTGTGAACACGTCAGAAATTCAGGTAGAAACAGTGATTTGAGGCTGGTGCATTCGTGTTCGTGACAGAACCATAGGCACAGACGCTGGTGTGCTCTgcactttgttgtttttttgttgttgttttgttttttcgagacagggtttctctgtgtagccccggctgtcttagaactcactctgtagaccaggctggcctcaaactcagaaatctgcctgtgtctgcctcccaagtgctgggattaaaggcgtgcgccaccactgcctggctgctctaCATATTTAGAACACAAAAAAATCAGGGCTGGCACAAGACACAAAGTGGGAGCGAGTCTGGAATATGAATAAGTAAGTCTCCatactgtcttttaaattttacttttattttatgtgcattggcgGGTTTGCCTGCgcgtatgtctgtatgagggtgtcataccccaggaactggagttacaaacagttgtaagctgccgtgtggttgttgggaattgaatctaggtcctccggaagaacagccagtgctcttaatcactgagacatcATCTCTCATCCCCGAGGCCCAATTCTTACACTCCAGAGGGGGAATAGTGGGTGGCTGGTCGGTTTTGAGTGGAGTGACAAACGACAcaacctttctcttcctcctgggtaAAGAAACGACCTTGGTGGGAACGAAACCAGAGAATACTCCCATCAACTCCACACACTGTACTCATATCCTGCGACTGGCTGCAGTCTATCCGTGCTGGAGTCAAACTGCAAGGGTTTGAACTTTGTGACTCAGTATCTGTATGGGCCAGCTACTTAAATCCCCTGTGCCTCCTTTATCTGTAAAAGGGGGTAGACAGTTACGCCTCTACACCTAGCAATACTTCTCCAACAGATCCTAGATTGTCTTGAGGACTACATGAGTCAGGATATCAGTACCCAGTACCTAGCAACGCTCATTTCTTACtgtttattccatttttatgGAGTACAGTAAATAgtccaaggggctggagagatggctcagtggttaagagcaccgactgctcttccagaggtcctgagttcaattcccagcaaccacatggtggctcacaaccatctgtaatgggatctggcgccctcttctggtgtgtctgaagacagctacagtgtactcatataaataaataactcttgcCGGGcgcgggcggtggtggtacatgcctttaatcccagcacttgggaggcagaggcaggcggatttctgagttcaaggccagcctggtctacagagtgggttccaggacagccagggctacacagagaaaccctgtctcgaaaagcaaaaaacaaaacaaaacaaaacaaaaatccaaacataaCCCCTTtatctccaaattaaaaaaaaaaaaagttcagccaggcagtggtagtgcatgactttaatcccagcatttgggaggcagagacaggcagatttctga is drawn from Mastomys coucha isolate ucsf_1 unplaced genomic scaffold, UCSF_Mcou_1 pScaffold4, whole genome shotgun sequence and contains these coding sequences:
- the Tspan31 gene encoding tetraspanin-31 isoform X1 → MVCGGFACSKNALCALNVVYMLVGLLLIGVAAWGKGLGVVSSIHIIGGVIAVGVFLLFIAVAGLVGAVNHHQVLLFFYMIILGLVFIFQFGISCSCLAINRNKQADVISASWWVLSNSTRHELERSLDCCGLFNLTTLSPQDDTSCSAMCKTRSPTCQMCGEMFLKHSDKALKILGGVGLFFSFTETLASKEQPVITQGLTRTGQVLTPINCHPSPTYSLIKAGPMNFETKAILTKYSK
- the Cdk4 gene encoding cyclin-dependent kinase 4 — translated: MATTRYEPVAEIGVGAYGTVYKARDPHSGHFVALKSVRVPNGGAAGGGLPVSTVREVALLRRLEAFEHPNVVRLMDVCATSRTDRDIKVTLVFEHIDQDLRTYLDKAPPPGLPVETIKDLMRQFLSGLDFLHANCIVHRDLKPENILVTSNGTVKLADFGLARIYSYQMALTPVVVTLWYRAPEVLLQSTYATPVDMWSVGCIFAEMFRRKPLFCGNSEADQLGKIFDLIGLPPEDDWPREVSLPRGAFAPRGPRPVQSVVPEMEESGAQLLLEMLTFNPHKRISAFRALQHSYLHKEESDAE
- the Tspan31 gene encoding tetraspanin-31 isoform X2, producing MVCGGFACSKNALCALNVVYMLVGLLLIGVAAWGKGLGVVSSIHIIGGVIAVGVFLLFIAVAGLVGAVNHHQVLLFFYMIILGLVFIFQFGISCSCLAINRNKQADVISASWWVLSNSTRHELERSLDCCGLFNLTTLSPQDDTSCSAMCKTRSPTCQMCGEMFLKHSDKALKILGGVGLFFSFTELLGVWLAMRFRNQKDPRANPSAFL